GTACGGTGCCCTATCCGTTGTATTAGGCGCTATTCTGGCGATGATTGCCCCCCATGTGCGCCCGCGCAAACGCAATTCCGAATGGGCCAACTGATCTCCCTCGCTACAACCAAAATCGCTTACTATACGCCTGTGGGAATGCTGAAAAGCATCCCTCAGGCAGCGATATTCAAATACTTTCTCTCTACCTATAACCATTCGCTGGCACAGTAGTAAACCGATTACCCCCGGACACTCAAAGGACACGGATGATGCGTAAATTAGTTATTTTTCTTTTCTGTACTCTATTCAGCCTTCCGCTATTTGCCCAAAACCCTCAGGTGAAACTAGAAACTGATCTTGGGGTTATTCGTATCGAGCTATATGCCAAGCAAGCACCAGTCACCGTAGAGAACTTCCTCGCTTATACCGATAGCGGCTTCTACGATGGAATTATCTTTCACCGTGTTGTGCCTGGATTTGTCGTCCAAGCCGGTGGTTTCACTTTTGATTTCCAAAGAAAAGAAACTCGCGAGGCTATCGCCAACGAGTCAGCTAACGGACTCCAAAACCTGCGTGGCACTCTCTCCATGGCACGCACAAATGATCCCGATAGTGCCACGTCCCAGTTTTTTATTAACTTGGTCGATAACACCCGCCTGGATGCCAGCGAGGATAAGCCTGGCTACGCAGTTTTTGGCAAGGTTATCGAGGGAATGGATATCATAGAAAAAATTGAGCGGGAACCCCGAGGCCTTTATCGCAGGCACCCAGAGGCTCCCAATACTCCGATTCGGATTCTTTCCGCAAAACGAATTACAGCCAGCGACAACACAGTCGCTGAACACAGCAAGGGAGAATAAGCATTGATCGCTCTCAGCGTAAACCTCAATAAAATTGCCTTAATCCGCAACTCCCGCGAGGGCAACTTTCCCGACGTAATCGCCCACGGGCGCACTTGCCTCGACGCCGGGGCCCAAGGTTTGACCGTACACCCCCGTCCAGACCAACGACATATTCGCCCCGGCGACGTGCGCGACCTGGCAGAACTCTGCGCCAGCCGCAAAAACATAGAGTTCAACGTTGAAGGCAACCCCTTCGCCGCTCCCCTGGGGGACTACCCCGGCCTAATACCACTGGTTTTGGAAACCAAACCAGACCAATGCACTTTGGTTCCCGACACCAGTGATCAGCTCACGTCTGATCACGGCTTTGACCTCAAACAAGATGGAGATCGATTAGTTCCGATAATTGATCAACTTAAAAATGCCGGAATACGTGTCAGCCTGTTTATGGATCCAGACCTGGACCAAATCAGCCTGGCCAAACAGGTCGGGGCTGACCGTATTGAGCTCTACACCGGCCCCTATGCCGAAGCCGTAACCAAACAGAGCCCAGAGCTGGAAACAATTTTCTCTGCCCACTGTGCCGCCGCTGAGCACGCACATCAGCTGGGACTGGGGATTAATGCCGGCCATGACCTCAACCTGGTTAACCTACCGCGCTATCGCACATTACCGGGCTTGCAGGAAGTCTCCATAGGCCACGCCTTTACTGTCGATGCTATCAGCATGGGCCTGGAGAATGCCGTTAACGCCTACGTCGACTGCCTCGCTGGTAGCTGATGCAAAGCCTCAATATTATTGGCGCGGGCCGCCTTGGAAAAACCCTGGGGCGGCTGTGGCAGGAGAGCGGTGTATTTGGGATACAGTCAATTTATAACCGCAGCCTCGAAAGTGGACAAAGTGCCTGTCGATTTATCGGTGCAGGCAATGCTGTCGATTCCCTCTCGGCAATGCCTTCAGCAGACCTATGGCTGATTGGCTGTATCGATAGTGAAATCGCTATATTTGCGCAGAAACTTGCCGATAGCGGGCTGGTCGACGAGCGCACTATTATATTCCACTGCAGTGGCGCTCTCAGCTCTAAAGAACTAGCCCCCTTGAGACCCGCCCTGATTGCCAGCGCTCACCCGGTTCACA
This DNA window, taken from Microbulbifer sp. MKSA007, encodes the following:
- a CDS encoding peptidylprolyl isomerase; this translates as MRKLVIFLFCTLFSLPLFAQNPQVKLETDLGVIRIELYAKQAPVTVENFLAYTDSGFYDGIIFHRVVPGFVVQAGGFTFDFQRKETREAIANESANGLQNLRGTLSMARTNDPDSATSQFFINLVDNTRLDASEDKPGYAVFGKVIEGMDIIEKIEREPRGLYRRHPEAPNTPIRILSAKRITASDNTVAEHSKGE
- a CDS encoding pyridoxine 5'-phosphate synthase; the protein is MIALSVNLNKIALIRNSREGNFPDVIAHGRTCLDAGAQGLTVHPRPDQRHIRPGDVRDLAELCASRKNIEFNVEGNPFAAPLGDYPGLIPLVLETKPDQCTLVPDTSDQLTSDHGFDLKQDGDRLVPIIDQLKNAGIRVSLFMDPDLDQISLAKQVGADRIELYTGPYAEAVTKQSPELETIFSAHCAAAEHAHQLGLGINAGHDLNLVNLPRYRTLPGLQEVSIGHAFTVDAISMGLENAVNAYVDCLAGS